The following coding sequences are from one Armatimonadota bacterium window:
- a CDS encoding ABC transporter permease, translating into MTVAVGVWWAVAGVGRLPEYVLPAPDVVGRTLLASLGALYPHMRVTLREILTGFGLTVFISIPLALLIAYWTPFERTVYPLIVILQLIPKIALAPLFVVWFGFGFVPKVAIVVLLSFFPLVIDSTVGFKSVNPLLLHLARTMTASEWRIFWRIRLPAALPHIFAGLKVAIAFATVGAIVGEFVGADRGLGYMLLRANGDLNTPLLFAILIVLSGMGMALFMIVEGLERAVIPWHVSIRREVAQVERSTL; encoded by the coding sequence GTGACGGTCGCGGTCGGCGTCTGGTGGGCAGTGGCGGGCGTGGGCCGTCTGCCGGAGTATGTGCTGCCAGCACCCGATGTCGTGGGTCGCACACTGCTGGCCTCTCTGGGTGCGCTGTATCCCCATATGCGCGTGACGCTGCGGGAGATTTTGACAGGGTTCGGCTTGACGGTGTTTATCAGCATCCCCTTGGCGCTGTTGATCGCATACTGGACGCCGTTCGAGCGCACCGTCTACCCGCTCATCGTTATCCTCCAGTTGATCCCGAAGATCGCGCTGGCGCCCCTGTTTGTCGTGTGGTTTGGGTTTGGTTTTGTGCCGAAGGTTGCCATCGTGGTCCTGCTGTCTTTTTTCCCGCTGGTGATCGATAGCACGGTGGGGTTCAAGTCGGTAAATCCTCTTCTTCTACATTTGGCTCGCACGATGACCGCGTCCGAGTGGCGGATCTTCTGGCGCATCCGACTGCCGGCAGCACTGCCCCACATCTTTGCGGGCCTCAAAGTGGCCATTGCGTTTGCGACTGTGGGAGCCATCGTCGGGGAGTTCGTCGGCGCCGATCGGGGTTTGGGGTATATGTTGCTGCGCGCGAACGGTGACCTAAACACGCCGTTGCTGTTTGCGATCTTGATTGTGCTCTCGGGGATGGGCATGGCCCTGTTCATGATCGTGGAGGGTCTGGAGCGGGCTGTTATCCCGTGGCATGTGTCGATCCGCCGCGAGGTGGCGCAGGTCGAACGGTCCACACTGTGA
- a CDS encoding IclR family transcriptional regulator, with protein MAFAMNNRHIKSLVKGLRILRAVGGYPAPVSISVLSRHLLIPKGTLFPFLQTMAAEGMLLVHEGGRYTLGPRVLELASMFHAQVRLRDIARPQLEWLARTCGEVAHLCVLSDGEMVYLDRVETRKVVQVGSRVGGRCPIHCTGVGKAFLAFLSESQVRRLLARYGLRRYTPTTITSVERLLRELRQIRQRGYSIDRSEHDPEVRCVGAPIFNHEGQVIASISAAGPAYRMTAARVRYVSRMVVRASREISCALGYRVDGPSRSVAMGAVHG; from the coding sequence ATGGCGTTCGCAATGAACAACCGACATATCAAATCCCTTGTCAAGGGTCTCAGAATTTTGCGTGCGGTGGGTGGGTACCCCGCACCGGTGTCCATCTCGGTTCTCTCCCGCCATTTGCTGATCCCCAAAGGGACGCTTTTCCCGTTTTTGCAAACCATGGCCGCGGAAGGGATGTTGCTGGTTCACGAGGGAGGCCGGTATACGCTCGGACCACGGGTCCTCGAACTGGCGTCGATGTTCCACGCTCAGGTGAGGCTGCGGGACATTGCGCGTCCACAGTTGGAGTGGCTGGCTCGTACGTGTGGCGAAGTCGCGCACCTGTGTGTCCTGAGCGACGGTGAGATGGTCTATCTGGACCGCGTTGAGACGCGGAAGGTCGTGCAGGTGGGCTCTCGAGTGGGAGGTCGATGCCCGATTCACTGTACGGGGGTGGGCAAAGCGTTCCTCGCATTTCTCTCCGAGTCCCAGGTGCGGCGGTTACTGGCCCGTTATGGATTGCGCCGGTACACGCCTACGACGATCACGTCGGTGGAACGCCTTCTCCGCGAGCTCAGGCAGATCCGGCAGCGCGGATACTCGATCGATCGCTCTGAGCACGATCCTGAGGTGCGCTGTGTGGGGGCGCCCATATTCAATCACGAGGGCCAGGTGATCGCGTCGATCAGTGCCGCAGGTCCCGCCTACCGGATGACCGCCGCGCGGGTGCGATACGTCTCCCGGATGGTGGTTCGTGCCAGCCGGGAGATCTCCTGTGCCCTCGGTTACCGCGTCGATGGCCCGTCACGCTCTGTCGCCATGGGGGCCGTCCATGGCTGA
- the ugpC gene encoding sn-glycerol-3-phosphate ABC transporter ATP-binding protein UgpC has translation MARVRLEGVTKKFGPVTAVNDVTLDVPDKQFTVLVGPSGCGKTTALRLIAGLEEPTAGDIYIGDRRVNDVPPKDRDIAMVFQNYALYPHMTVYENMAFGLRLRRYPKAEIDRRVKEAAEMLGIEGLLDRKPKQLSGGQRQRVALGRAIVREPQVFLMDEPLSNLDAKLRVQTRAEIKKLQARLQTTTIYVTHDQVEAMTMGDRIVVMRDGVVQQVDTPLNLYEKPANIFVAGFIGSPAMNFVDAVLAEENGRVFVDAGSFRLEVPADLVPYARPWLGKAVVFGIRPEDIADRALTDGARPEWTLRATVDVHEPLGSDVILYLTVGRHSLVARMDARTDARMGQAVEVVVNMRKMHLFNPQTQEAII, from the coding sequence GTGGCGCGGGTGCGGCTGGAAGGCGTGACCAAGAAGTTCGGGCCGGTGACGGCGGTCAACGATGTGACCCTGGACGTTCCCGACAAGCAGTTCACGGTTCTGGTGGGGCCGTCCGGGTGCGGGAAGACCACGGCGTTGCGGCTGATCGCCGGGCTGGAGGAGCCCACCGCCGGGGACATCTACATCGGCGACCGGCGGGTCAACGACGTGCCGCCCAAGGACCGCGACATCGCCATGGTGTTCCAGAACTACGCCCTGTACCCGCACATGACCGTCTACGAGAATATGGCGTTCGGCCTGCGGCTGCGCCGGTACCCCAAGGCCGAGATCGACCGGCGGGTCAAGGAGGCCGCCGAGATGCTGGGCATCGAGGGGCTGCTGGACCGCAAGCCCAAGCAGCTGTCCGGGGGACAGCGGCAGCGGGTCGCCCTGGGGCGGGCCATCGTGCGGGAGCCTCAGGTCTTCCTGATGGACGAGCCCCTGTCCAACCTGGACGCCAAGCTGCGGGTCCAGACCCGGGCGGAGATCAAGAAGCTGCAGGCGCGGCTGCAGACCACCACCATCTACGTCACCCACGACCAGGTGGAGGCCATGACCATGGGCGACCGGATCGTGGTGATGCGGGACGGGGTGGTGCAGCAGGTGGACACCCCCCTCAACCTGTACGAGAAGCCGGCCAACATCTTCGTGGCCGGCTTCATCGGCAGCCCGGCCATGAACTTCGTGGACGCCGTCCTGGCCGAGGAGAACGGGCGGGTGTTCGTGGACGCCGGGTCCTTCCGCCTGGAAGTCCCCGCCGACCTGGTGCCCTACGCCCGGCCCTGGCTGGGCAAGGCGGTGGTCTTCGGCATCCGGCCCGAGGACATCGCCGACCGCGCGCTGACCGACGGGGCCCGCCCGGAGTGGACCCTGCGGGCCACGGTGGACGTCCACGAGCCCCTGGGCTCGGACGTGATCCTGTACCTGACCGTCGGCCGCCACTCGCTGGTGGCCCGCATGGACGCCCGCACCGACGCCCGCATGGGCCAGGCGGTGGAGGTGGTGGTGAACATGCGCAAGATGCACCTGTTCAACCCACAGACGCAGGAAGCGATCATCTAA
- a CDS encoding bifunctional phosphoglucose/phosphomannose isomerase yields the protein MVFDPASIAARDPGGMLRLISLFPRMCTEAWSLASGVSPPPRPRAVVVAGMGGSGIGGDLLRAVLYEEAAPPVVVVKDYRVPGWVGPETLLFACSYSGETEETLAAYQEAAGRGARCVAITSGGSLLRRARERGDPAVVVPPGLPPRAALPYMFLPMVAILAAAGAVRSFDEDAAEAADVAASVAEELAPGRPENPARALADSLVGRLPLIYSATPLLEPAAQRWKDQINENAKTLAAWNTFPELNHNETVGWGLDPDLARRCHVVILRDPREPPRLARRVAITRDLAFCRAAGVDEVWARGRGLLARLCSIIVVGDFVSWYLALLRGVDPTPVPVIDELKRRLAQA from the coding sequence ATGGTGTTCGACCCCGCCAGCATTGCCGCCCGGGATCCCGGGGGCATGCTCCGCCTGATCAGCCTGTTCCCCCGCATGTGCACGGAAGCCTGGTCGCTGGCGTCGGGCGTCTCCCCGCCCCCGCGGCCCCGCGCGGTGGTGGTGGCGGGCATGGGGGGATCCGGGATCGGCGGGGACCTGCTGCGGGCGGTGCTGTACGAGGAAGCCGCGCCGCCGGTCGTGGTGGTCAAGGACTACCGGGTCCCCGGGTGGGTCGGCCCCGAGACGCTCCTGTTCGCCTGCAGCTACTCGGGCGAGACCGAGGAGACGCTGGCCGCCTACCAGGAGGCGGCCGGGCGGGGAGCGCGCTGCGTCGCCATCACATCGGGCGGGTCGCTCCTGCGGCGCGCCCGCGAGCGGGGGGACCCGGCGGTGGTGGTGCCCCCCGGCCTGCCTCCCCGGGCGGCCCTGCCGTACATGTTCCTGCCCATGGTGGCGATCCTGGCGGCCGCCGGCGCCGTCCGCTCCTTCGATGAGGACGCTGCCGAGGCCGCCGACGTCGCCGCCTCCGTGGCCGAGGAGCTGGCCCCGGGGCGCCCGGAGAACCCCGCCCGGGCGCTGGCCGACAGCCTGGTGGGCCGCCTGCCCCTCATCTACAGCGCGACCCCGCTGCTGGAGCCCGCCGCCCAGCGCTGGAAGGACCAGATCAACGAGAACGCCAAGACCCTGGCCGCCTGGAACACCTTTCCGGAGCTGAACCACAACGAGACGGTGGGGTGGGGCCTGGACCCGGACCTGGCCCGGCGCTGCCACGTGGTCATCCTGCGCGATCCCCGGGAGCCCCCGCGCCTAGCCCGGCGGGTGGCCATCACCCGGGATCTGGCCTTCTGTCGGGCGGCGGGGGTGGACGAGGTCTGGGCCCGGGGGCGTGGCCTTCTGGCCCGGCTGTGCTCTATCATTGTCGTGGGAGATTTTGTGAGCTGGTACCTGGCGCTGCTGCGCGGGGTGGACCCCACGCCGGTGCCGGTGATCGACGAGCTCAAGCGCCGGCTGGCGCAGGCGTGA